Proteins from a genomic interval of Burkholderiales bacterium:
- a CDS encoding HAD-IA family hydrolase, protein MSAATQAVFFDLDGTFADTAPDLTYALNVMREARGLPPCPIELTRPVTSTGGRGMMRVGFGLTPEHPEYVAMRGEFLEIYASNLCRETTLFPGMDELIGGLEARGVRWGIVTNKAEGLAKPLIARLGLNGRCACVVGGDTAPRMKPHPDPLYAAAALVDVRPSTCIYVGDDARDVAAGRAAGMRTLAVRYGYLNGGDPDTWEADAVVDCPQDVLAHL, encoded by the coding sequence ACCGCACCCGACCTCACTTACGCGCTCAACGTGATGCGCGAAGCGCGCGGGCTGCCGCCCTGCCCGATCGAGCTCACGCGGCCGGTCACCTCGACCGGCGGGCGCGGGATGATGCGCGTCGGCTTTGGTCTCACGCCGGAGCACCCGGAGTACGTCGCGATGCGCGGCGAGTTCCTCGAGATCTACGCGAGCAACCTGTGCCGTGAGACCACGCTGTTCCCCGGCATGGACGAGCTCATCGGCGGCCTGGAAGCGCGCGGCGTGCGCTGGGGCATCGTGACCAACAAGGCGGAAGGCCTCGCCAAGCCCCTCATCGCCCGGCTCGGCCTGAACGGCCGCTGCGCGTGCGTGGTGGGCGGCGACACCGCCCCGCGCATGAAGCCGCATCCCGATCCGCTCTACGCCGCCGCGGCGCTCGTCGACGTGCGTCCGAGCACCTGCATCTACGTCGGCGACGACGCCCGCGACGTCGCGGCAGGACGCGCCGCAGGGATGCGGACGCTCGCGGTGCGCTACGGCTATCTCAACGGCGGCGATCCGGACACGTGGGAGGCCGACGCGGTGGTCGACTGCCCGCAGGACGTGCTGGCGCACCTGTAG
- a CDS encoding LAGLIDADG family homing endonuclease produces the protein MSISRKIAALAAVDAAYIAGLVDGEGTATLTRRHRADERQLVVSISSTERDLLEHVKRVAGAGRITSKRTYRTEHTPSFTFAICNRQALDLLAGIAPYMRGYKRERARLVLDKYVALTPRNGRYTDRARQEREAFIQRFFSVTARTS, from the coding sequence ATGTCGATCTCCCGGAAGATCGCAGCCCTCGCTGCCGTCGATGCCGCGTATATCGCCGGCCTGGTCGACGGAGAAGGCACGGCCACACTCACCCGCCGCCATCGAGCCGACGAACGTCAGCTCGTAGTGTCGATCAGCAGTACTGAGCGCGATTTGCTGGAACACGTGAAGCGCGTTGCCGGCGCCGGCCGCATCACGTCGAAACGCACCTACCGCACCGAGCATACCCCGAGCTTCACGTTTGCTATCTGCAATCGCCAGGCGCTCGATCTGCTCGCCGGGATCGCGCCTTACATGCGCGGATACAAGCGCGAGCGGGCTCGACTGGTCCTGGACAAATACGTGGCGCTCACCCCGCGCAACGGCCGTTACACCGACCGCGCCCGGCAGGAACGCGAAGCCTTTATACAGCGATTCTTCAGCGTCACGGCGAGGACTTCATAG
- a CDS encoding DUF748 domain-containing protein, producing MSLPKLRWPSFDRRRLLRSKLLWSFAAVLVVYTFVGFLLAPYLIERYLPSFAQERLGRRASIEKVRINPYALTFEASGFRLEDKGDKALLAFKRLFVNFEMSSLFARAWRFGEITLESADLGLEIDRNARLNLLEVLRRLFKEPEPDEPTARVLIDRLVVRDTRVGITDLSGELRAEAAFAPINLELDNLSTLPDSEGRYTLNARLPAGGSLAWKGRLSLEPIASAGELSIKGAKLESLWRFRRPGLNLARPDGDLSIAGHYDFRYQEGHATLLLNGMQAQANGLLFALEGEKEPLLALKKVAIEDASFAFPKGELTVKKLVVADGAVNTIVGANRAMNWQRLMDPPNAAPAVPAQPAAAPAAAQPWRIRLLGVAVENVALNYVDQSASPALAIRTGLTAGLNVEVSTGAGPAQFVVGDLEVALEDTAASGPTAATRLAALEGLTIAGGRIDSKQHAIAAKLVELKRGNLALAVGPNGPEGLLKALSAPAPVQPASKEAGEPWRVQVDKVALEKIALQYDDTSRKPGYSARAEELNASFGLNAGAAGSTIATDLQVAIDRVKLAAPGATAPHASLESVRLTGGRIDTAERTATVKNLALSGGGVRLIRGADGRIDLVDALVPKPAQPPARASSGTPASGAWRYRVDSVSLKSFKAALADQSYKPAVAYDLEAASVTASHIDSASRKPIAFTAALRVGKDGTLSGTGTLQQDFAGAGAQVDLARIALEPLEPLLTRHATLDLKSGQLSAKARVAYRRGRQPELTARGEVALSDVLINEAGTNERFASWKTLAVDGADLSLAPDRLAIREVRVIEPGGKIIIAKDRTVNLTKVVKTDASPAPPQQPTSSGAEAPAFPYEIETVRISKGTLDFADLSLVLPFATQVHELDGAIVGISSDPQAKAQIKLAGQVDKYGEARADGTLIPRDTNKFMDITARFNNIDVGSFSPYSATFAGRKIAEGRLSLVLEYKIVNSQLAGENRVVLNNFKLGERVDSPGATNLPLDLAIALLKDSEGRINLDVPVRGNVGDPKFEYSKVIWSAIANVLTRIVTAPFRALAGLFGKGDSDAVRRVGFAPGSDAIAPSQREQLDALAKALKSRPQLKLVVKGPYDSGEDAKALKRRQARLELAGALGAKLQPGEPPGLIAYGNADTQRALERLLALRAGPNALAELEKSYAKRTGREPDRVNPVLGLIGRGSKDTEFYEAVFERLAQAEPLPEGAMQELAARRTRAILDALAKGGIDSGQVSSGGVTQVKADSEKRVVTELALEAL from the coding sequence ATGTCTTTACCAAAGCTCCGGTGGCCGTCGTTCGACCGGCGGCGCCTCCTGCGCAGCAAGCTGCTATGGTCGTTCGCGGCGGTGCTGGTCGTGTATACGTTCGTCGGTTTCCTGCTGGCGCCGTATCTGATCGAGCGCTATCTGCCGTCCTTCGCGCAGGAGCGTCTCGGCCGCCGCGCTTCGATCGAGAAAGTCCGGATCAATCCTTACGCACTGACGTTCGAAGCTTCCGGATTCCGCCTGGAGGACAAAGGCGACAAGGCGCTGCTCGCGTTCAAGCGGCTGTTCGTCAATTTCGAGATGTCCAGCCTTTTCGCGCGCGCGTGGCGATTCGGCGAGATCACGCTCGAAAGCGCGGACCTCGGACTCGAGATCGACCGTAATGCGCGCCTGAACCTGCTCGAAGTGCTGCGCCGGCTGTTCAAGGAGCCCGAGCCCGACGAGCCGACCGCGCGCGTGCTCATCGATCGCCTCGTCGTCAGGGACACGCGGGTCGGGATCACCGATCTGTCGGGAGAGCTCCGCGCGGAAGCCGCTTTCGCACCGATCAATCTGGAGCTCGACAATCTCAGCACGCTTCCGGACAGCGAAGGGCGTTATACGCTGAACGCGCGGCTGCCCGCCGGCGGATCGCTCGCGTGGAAAGGCCGTCTGTCGCTCGAGCCGATCGCCTCCGCGGGCGAGCTTTCGATCAAGGGCGCCAAGCTCGAAAGCCTGTGGCGATTCCGCCGGCCCGGCCTGAATCTCGCGCGGCCCGACGGCGATCTGTCGATCGCGGGGCATTACGACTTTCGCTACCAGGAAGGCCACGCGACGCTGCTGCTGAACGGCATGCAGGCGCAAGCCAACGGCCTGCTGTTCGCGCTCGAAGGCGAGAAAGAACCGCTGCTCGCGCTGAAGAAGGTCGCGATCGAAGACGCGAGCTTCGCCTTTCCCAAAGGCGAGCTCACGGTCAAGAAGCTGGTGGTTGCCGACGGCGCGGTCAACACGATCGTCGGCGCGAACCGCGCGATGAACTGGCAGCGTCTCATGGACCCGCCGAATGCCGCCCCCGCCGTCCCGGCGCAGCCCGCCGCTGCTCCGGCCGCCGCCCAGCCTTGGCGGATCCGGTTGCTCGGCGTCGCCGTCGAGAACGTCGCGCTGAATTACGTCGACCAGAGCGCATCGCCCGCGCTCGCGATTCGCACCGGGCTGACCGCCGGTCTGAACGTCGAGGTGAGCACCGGCGCGGGGCCCGCGCAGTTCGTCGTCGGCGACCTCGAAGTCGCGCTCGAGGACACGGCCGCGAGCGGACCGACCGCGGCGACGCGTCTGGCGGCGCTCGAGGGGCTCACGATCGCCGGCGGCCGCATCGACAGCAAGCAACACGCGATCGCCGCCAAGCTCGTCGAGCTCAAGCGCGGCAATCTCGCGCTCGCCGTGGGCCCGAACGGCCCCGAGGGACTGCTGAAGGCGCTGTCGGCGCCCGCGCCTGTGCAGCCGGCCTCCAAGGAAGCCGGCGAGCCGTGGCGCGTGCAGGTCGACAAGGTCGCCCTCGAAAAGATCGCGCTCCAGTACGACGACACCAGCCGCAAGCCGGGCTACTCCGCAAGGGCCGAGGAACTGAATGCGTCGTTCGGCCTGAACGCCGGCGCGGCGGGCAGCACGATCGCCACGGATCTGCAAGTCGCGATCGATCGCGTAAAGCTCGCTGCACCGGGGGCGACCGCGCCGCACGCCTCACTGGAGTCAGTGCGGCTGACCGGCGGGCGCATCGACACCGCCGAGCGCACCGCCACGGTGAAGAACCTCGCGTTGAGCGGCGGCGGCGTGCGGCTGATACGCGGGGCCGACGGCCGCATCGACCTCGTCGACGCCCTCGTTCCGAAGCCGGCGCAGCCGCCGGCGCGAGCGTCGAGCGGCACGCCCGCATCCGGCGCGTGGCGATACCGCGTCGATTCGGTCTCGCTCAAGTCCTTCAAAGCCGCGCTCGCGGACCAATCGTACAAACCGGCGGTCGCTTACGACCTCGAAGCGGCCTCGGTCACCGCCAGCCACATCGACAGCGCGAGCAGGAAGCCGATCGCCTTCACGGCCGCGCTGCGCGTGGGCAAGGACGGGACGCTGAGCGGAACGGGGACGCTGCAGCAGGACTTCGCCGGCGCGGGCGCGCAGGTGGACCTTGCGCGCATCGCGCTCGAACCGCTGGAGCCGCTGCTGACCAGGCACGCGACGCTCGATCTCAAATCGGGCCAGCTCTCGGCGAAAGCGCGCGTGGCGTATCGCCGCGGGCGCCAGCCCGAGCTCACCGCGCGAGGCGAGGTCGCGTTGAGCGACGTGCTGATCAATGAAGCGGGCACGAACGAGCGCTTCGCGTCGTGGAAGACGCTCGCGGTCGACGGCGCCGACCTGAGCCTCGCGCCGGACAGGCTCGCGATCCGGGAGGTCCGGGTGATCGAGCCGGGCGGCAAGATCATCATCGCCAAGGATCGCACGGTGAACCTGACGAAGGTCGTGAAGACGGACGCTTCGCCGGCGCCGCCGCAGCAGCCGACTTCGTCCGGGGCCGAAGCGCCGGCGTTTCCGTACGAGATCGAGACCGTCCGCATCAGCAAGGGCACGCTCGATTTCGCCGACCTCTCGCTCGTGCTGCCCTTCGCTACGCAAGTGCACGAGCTCGACGGCGCGATCGTCGGCATCTCGTCGGATCCGCAGGCCAAAGCGCAGATCAAGCTCGCCGGACAAGTCGACAAGTACGGCGAAGCGCGCGCGGACGGGACGCTCATCCCGCGCGATACGAACAAGTTCATGGACATCACCGCGCGCTTCAACAACATCGACGTGGGGTCGTTCTCGCCGTATTCGGCCACGTTCGCCGGGCGCAAGATCGCCGAGGGCCGGCTCTCGCTGGTGCTCGAATACAAGATCGTGAACTCGCAGCTCGCGGGCGAGAATCGCGTCGTTCTGAACAACTTCAAGCTGGGTGAGCGCGTCGACTCGCCGGGCGCGACCAACCTGCCGCTCGACCTCGCGATCGCGTTGCTCAAGGACAGCGAGGGCCGGATCAATCTCGACGTCCCGGTCCGGGGCAACGTCGGCGACCCGAAGTTCGAGTACAGCAAAGTCATCTGGAGCGCGATCGCGAACGTGCTCACCCGCATCGTGACCGCGCCGTTCCGCGCGCTCGCGGGACTCTTCGGAAAAGGCGACTCGGATGCGGTGCGCAGGGTCGGCTTCGCGCCGGGCAGCGACGCCATCGCGCCGTCGCAGCGCGAGCAGCTCGACGCGCTCGCCAAGGCGCTGAAATCGCGGCCGCAGCTCAAGCTCGTGGTCAAAGGCCCGTACGACAGTGGGGAAGACGCGAAGGCGCTGAAACGCCGTCAGGCGCGGCTCGAGCTCGCGGGCGCGCTGGGCGCCAAGCTGCAACCGGGCGAGCCGCCGGGATTGATTGCCTACGGCAATGCCGACACGCAGAGGGCGCTCGAAAGGCTGCTCGCGCTGCGCGCGGGACCCAACGCGCTGGCCGAGCTCGAAAAGAGCTACGCCAAGCGCACCGGCCGCGAGCCCGACCGCGTCAACCCCGTCCTGGGCCTCATCGGGCGCGGCAGCAAGGACACCGAGTTCTACGAGGCCGTCTTCGAGCGCCTCGCGCAGGCCGAGCCGCTGCCCGAGGGCGCGATGCAGGAGCTTGCCGCGAGGCGCACACGCGCCATCCTCGACGCCCTCGCCAAAGGCGGCATCGACAGCGGACAGGTCTCGTCCGGGGGTGTCACCCAGGTGAAAGCGGACTCGGAGAAGCGCGTCGTCACCGAGCTTGCGCTGGAGGCGTTGTGA
- a CDS encoding acyl-CoA thioesterase, with product MDLPTHQLSMTVLMTPDTANFAGNVHGGTILKLLDQVAYACASRYAGRYVVTLSVDQVTFRQPIYVGELVTFLASVNYTGTSSMEIGIKVLAQNIRTRDERHVNSCFFTMVAVDDDRKPVPVPPLVPSTPDEQRRFKAAQVRKHKRAEQAGT from the coding sequence ATCGACCTTCCGACGCACCAGCTCTCGATGACGGTGCTGATGACGCCGGACACGGCGAACTTCGCCGGCAACGTCCACGGCGGCACGATCCTCAAGCTGCTCGACCAGGTCGCCTACGCCTGCGCGAGCCGCTACGCGGGGCGCTATGTCGTCACGCTCTCGGTCGACCAGGTGACGTTCCGCCAGCCGATCTACGTCGGCGAGCTCGTCACCTTCCTCGCGAGCGTGAACTACACCGGCACCTCGTCGATGGAGATCGGGATCAAGGTGCTCGCGCAGAACATCCGCACCCGGGACGAGCGGCACGTCAACAGCTGCTTCTTCACCATGGTCGCGGTCGACGACGACCGCAAGCCGGTGCCGGTGCCGCCGCTCGTGCCGTCGACGCCGGACGAGCAGCGGCGTTTCAAAGCGGCACAAGTTCGTAAGCACAAAAGGGCGGAGCAGGCGGGCACGTAA
- a CDS encoding acyl-CoA dehydrogenase family protein, which produces MANNLPALSLARTLLERLQAAFDAGVQRAAQLASRDGKLDNPRLDAAQWISYELALASADLLAAKTGVSVDANEIDAGLALAFASEAIGNVVGRLEGVYLECGLDARELHDIASGADFAELRRQAASAAALAKLGKAVADTDREIGDVALDEQALMARDAFRRFARDVVAPQAEKIHRHDLTVPESMLQPMREMGVFGLSIPEEYGGSSQGGRENTPMMIAVTEALSEASLAAAGSLITRPEILARALMAGGTEAQKAHWLPKLASGEPLCAIAITEPNYGSDVASLALQGSRTAGGWLLNGAKTWCTFAGKAGVLMVVTRTHPDRSLGHRGLSLLLVEKPSYEGHEFGYVQPSGGKLTGRAIPTIGYRGMHSFDLAFENFFVPDANVVGGEGGLGKGFYLTMAGMVGGRMQTAGRALGVMRAALNAAIRYAKDRHVFDAPLVEYPLTQIKIAQMAARFAACRQLAYAIGRRLDTGAGRMEASLVKLLACRSAELVTREAQQIHGGMGYAEETPVSRYFVDARVLSIFEGAEETLALKVVAKSLFEEALARGERTS; this is translated from the coding sequence ATGGCGAACAATCTTCCTGCACTCTCCCTCGCTCGCACGCTGCTCGAGCGGCTGCAAGCCGCCTTCGACGCCGGTGTGCAGCGAGCGGCGCAGCTCGCCTCGCGTGACGGCAAGCTCGACAACCCGCGGCTCGATGCTGCGCAGTGGATCTCGTACGAGCTCGCGCTGGCGAGCGCCGATCTGCTCGCCGCGAAGACCGGCGTCTCTGTGGACGCGAACGAGATCGACGCCGGCCTCGCGCTGGCGTTCGCGTCGGAGGCGATCGGCAACGTCGTCGGCCGGCTCGAAGGGGTGTATCTCGAATGCGGCCTCGACGCGCGCGAGCTTCACGACATCGCGAGCGGCGCCGATTTCGCGGAGCTGCGCCGGCAGGCCGCGAGCGCAGCGGCGCTCGCCAAGCTCGGCAAGGCCGTCGCCGACACCGATCGCGAGATCGGCGACGTCGCGCTCGACGAGCAGGCCTTGATGGCGCGCGACGCGTTCCGGCGCTTCGCCCGCGACGTCGTCGCGCCTCAGGCCGAGAAGATCCATCGCCACGACCTCACCGTGCCCGAATCGATGCTGCAGCCGATGCGCGAGATGGGCGTGTTCGGGCTGTCGATCCCCGAGGAATACGGCGGCAGCTCGCAGGGCGGGCGCGAGAACACGCCGATGATGATCGCGGTGACCGAAGCGTTGTCCGAAGCGTCTCTCGCCGCGGCGGGCAGCCTCATCACGCGCCCGGAGATCCTCGCGCGCGCGCTGATGGCGGGCGGCACCGAGGCGCAGAAGGCACACTGGCTGCCGAAGCTCGCGTCGGGCGAGCCGCTGTGCGCGATCGCGATCACCGAGCCCAACTACGGTTCGGACGTCGCGAGCCTCGCGCTGCAGGGCTCGCGCACCGCAGGCGGATGGCTCCTGAACGGCGCCAAGACGTGGTGCACGTTCGCGGGGAAGGCGGGCGTGCTCATGGTGGTGACACGCACCCATCCCGACCGCTCGCTCGGCCATCGCGGCCTGAGCCTGCTCCTCGTCGAGAAGCCTTCGTACGAAGGCCACGAGTTCGGCTACGTGCAGCCGAGCGGCGGCAAGCTCACCGGCCGCGCGATCCCGACGATCGGGTATCGCGGCATGCATTCGTTCGATCTCGCGTTCGAGAACTTCTTCGTGCCCGACGCCAACGTCGTCGGCGGTGAAGGCGGGCTCGGCAAAGGCTTTTATCTCACGATGGCGGGCATGGTCGGCGGCCGCATGCAGACCGCGGGGCGCGCGCTCGGCGTCATGCGCGCGGCGCTCAACGCCGCGATCCGCTACGCGAAAGACCGACATGTCTTCGACGCGCCGCTCGTGGAGTATCCGCTGACGCAGATCAAGATCGCGCAGATGGCGGCGCGCTTCGCGGCGTGCCGGCAGCTCGCGTATGCGATCGGGCGGCGGCTCGATACCGGCGCGGGGCGCATGGAAGCGAGCCTGGTCAAGCTGCTCGCGTGCCGCTCGGCCGAGCTCGTCACGCGCGAAGCACAGCAGATCCACGGCGGCATGGGTTACGCCGAGGAGACGCCGGTGAGCCGCTATTTCGTCGACGCGCGCGTGCTGTCGATCTTCGAAGGCGCGGAAGAGACCCTTGCGCTCAAGGTGGTGGCGAAGAGCCTGTTCGAAGAGGCGCTGGCGCGCGGCGAGAGGACGTCGTGA
- a CDS encoding CoA transferase — MPVAAPAGAPVLKGLRIVEFPAFVAAPLGGLTLAQLGADVIRIDPIGGNMDITRWPLNADGRSLYWASLNRGKRSVEIDVRNPEGKRLVRDLVTAAGEGGGIFLTNLPVDGELSYASLKAVRPDVIMVQLVGSPDGANALDYTVNSVAGFPLVTGDARSVPVNHVVPMWDVAAGLNIALAVLAAERWRRETGEGQFIRLALSDVAMATVSNLGYIAEVEVNDADRQPDGNFLYGAYGDAFETADGRHVMVVAISRRQWQALVRATGMEEALGQAARSLGYSLEDEGGRYEARALISAFFKPWVRRRTLAEVEAAFSDPTILWAPYRTFRQMLAEDKRASEWNPMFRRVAHPGVGEFLTATTPLAFSAAERVAPGVAPRLGQHGPEVMREVLGIDDARYASLASAAIVGKAR, encoded by the coding sequence ATGCCTGTCGCTGCACCCGCCGGCGCCCCGGTCCTGAAAGGCCTGCGCATCGTCGAATTCCCCGCCTTCGTCGCAGCACCCCTGGGCGGCCTCACCCTCGCGCAGCTCGGCGCCGATGTCATCCGCATCGATCCGATCGGCGGCAACATGGACATCACGCGCTGGCCGCTCAACGCCGACGGGCGCAGCCTGTACTGGGCGTCGCTCAACCGCGGCAAGCGCTCGGTCGAGATCGACGTGCGCAATCCCGAAGGCAAGCGCCTGGTGCGCGATCTCGTCACCGCCGCCGGCGAAGGCGGAGGGATCTTCCTCACCAATCTGCCGGTCGACGGCGAGCTGTCGTACGCATCGCTGAAAGCCGTGCGGCCGGACGTGATCATGGTGCAGCTCGTCGGCTCGCCCGACGGCGCGAACGCGCTCGACTACACCGTCAACTCGGTCGCCGGTTTTCCGCTGGTGACCGGCGACGCGCGATCGGTCCCGGTCAACCACGTCGTGCCGATGTGGGACGTCGCGGCGGGTCTGAACATCGCGCTCGCGGTGCTCGCCGCCGAGCGCTGGCGGCGCGAGACCGGAGAAGGGCAGTTCATCCGCCTCGCGCTCTCCGACGTCGCGATGGCGACCGTGAGCAACCTCGGCTACATCGCCGAAGTCGAGGTGAACGACGCCGACCGCCAGCCCGACGGCAACTTTCTCTACGGCGCATACGGCGACGCCTTCGAGACCGCGGACGGGCGTCACGTCATGGTCGTCGCGATCAGCCGCCGCCAGTGGCAGGCGCTCGTACGCGCGACGGGCATGGAAGAAGCGCTCGGCCAGGCCGCGCGCTCGCTCGGCTACAGCCTCGAAGACGAAGGCGGGCGTTACGAAGCGCGGGCGCTCATCTCCGCGTTCTTCAAGCCGTGGGTCCGGCGCCGCACGCTCGCCGAAGTGGAAGCGGCGTTCAGCGACCCGACGATCCTGTGGGCGCCTTATCGCACGTTCCGGCAGATGCTCGCCGAAGACAAGCGCGCGTCCGAATGGAACCCGATGTTCAGGCGCGTGGCTCATCCCGGCGTCGGCGAGTTTCTTACCGCGACGACGCCGCTCGCGTTCAGCGCGGCCGAGCGCGTGGCGCCGGGCGTCGCGCCGAGGCTCGGACAGCACGGTCCCGAAGTGATGCGCGAGGTTCTCGGCATCGACGACGCGCGCTACGCGAGCCTCGCCTCTGCGGCGATCGTGGGCAAGGCGCGCTGA
- the efp gene encoding elongation factor P has product MKTAQEVRAGNVIMVGKDPLVVLKAEFSKSGRNASVVKMKLRNLLSGSASETVYRADEKFDVVQLERKDVTYSYFADPAYVFMDEEFNQYEVDKENMGDALNYLEDGWQVGVVIYNGRPISVEIPQTVVREIEYTEPAVRGDTSGKVLKPARLKTGFEIPVPLFCSTGDKIEIDTRTGEYRSRTKG; this is encoded by the coding sequence ATGAAAACGGCGCAGGAAGTCAGAGCAGGGAACGTGATCATGGTGGGCAAAGACCCGCTCGTGGTCCTCAAGGCGGAGTTCAGCAAGTCGGGCCGCAACGCATCGGTGGTCAAGATGAAGCTCCGGAACCTGCTTTCGGGCAGCGCGTCGGAGACGGTCTATCGCGCGGACGAGAAGTTCGACGTCGTCCAGCTCGAGCGCAAGGACGTCACCTATTCGTATTTCGCGGATCCCGCCTACGTCTTCATGGACGAGGAGTTCAACCAGTACGAAGTCGACAAGGAGAACATGGGCGACGCGCTGAACTACCTCGAGGACGGCTGGCAGGTCGGGGTCGTGATCTACAACGGCCGCCCGATCTCGGTCGAGATCCCGCAGACCGTCGTGCGCGAGATCGAGTACACCGAGCCCGCGGTCCGCGGCGACACCTCGGGCAAGGTCCTGAAGCCCGCGCGCCTGAAGACCGGTTTCGAGATCCCGGTGCCGCTGTTCTGCTCGACCGGCGACAAGATCGAGATCGACACCCGCACCGGCGAGTACCGCAGCCGCACCAAGGGCTGA
- the earP gene encoding elongation factor P maturation arginine rhamnosyltransferase EarP: protein MRNTERWDIFCRVVDNFGDAGVCWRLARILAAEHGFDVRVCIDDVATLARLQPQATEGLEVVCWGREGDIPADGVTVIVEAFGCGVPDAYLEDAARQGTRPLWIVLEYLSAEAWVPEHHGLPSPHPRLPIERWFFFPGFTPRTGGLLRERDLLARRDAFGAEAGAACWRELGFAPPAPSATTVLVFAYPFAPLSELLAAWADGPDRVVAAIPDSALAAEALRFFGATGPPQDRTLTRGALEVRFVPFVPQARFDELLWSCDVLFVRGEDSIVRAQWAARPFVWHIYAQEEQAHRRKLEAFVDAYCAGLEPAAAAAVRDLMLAWNHLDGGRVSVGSAWAAYARLLPVLERHGREWSERLVQAGELAAKLALFSADKLK from the coding sequence ATGCGTAACACAGAGCGTTGGGACATCTTCTGCCGGGTCGTCGACAACTTCGGCGATGCCGGCGTGTGCTGGCGGCTGGCGCGCATCCTCGCCGCCGAGCACGGCTTCGACGTGCGCGTGTGCATCGACGACGTCGCCACGCTCGCACGGCTGCAGCCGCAGGCGACCGAGGGGCTGGAAGTCGTGTGCTGGGGGCGGGAAGGTGACATCCCGGCCGACGGCGTGACGGTCATCGTCGAAGCGTTCGGCTGCGGCGTGCCCGACGCCTATCTCGAGGACGCCGCACGCCAGGGCACGCGGCCGCTGTGGATCGTCCTCGAATACCTGAGCGCCGAAGCGTGGGTCCCGGAGCACCACGGCCTCCCGTCGCCGCATCCGCGGCTGCCGATCGAGCGCTGGTTCTTCTTCCCCGGTTTCACGCCGCGCACCGGAGGGTTGCTGCGTGAGCGCGATCTGCTGGCGCGCCGCGACGCGTTCGGTGCCGAGGCGGGGGCAGCTTGCTGGCGAGAGCTGGGGTTTGCGCCGCCGGCGCCTTCGGCCACCACGGTCCTCGTCTTCGCCTATCCGTTCGCGCCGTTGTCCGAGCTTCTCGCGGCGTGGGCGGATGGCCCCGATCGCGTCGTCGCCGCGATCCCCGACAGCGCGCTGGCGGCCGAGGCGCTGCGCTTTTTCGGCGCGACCGGGCCGCCGCAGGACCGCACGCTCACCCGCGGCGCGCTGGAGGTGCGTTTCGTGCCCTTCGTTCCGCAGGCGCGCTTCGACGAGCTTCTGTGGTCGTGCGACGTGCTCTTCGTTCGGGGCGAGGACAGCATCGTGCGGGCGCAGTGGGCCGCGCGCCCGTTCGTCTGGCACATCTACGCGCAGGAAGAGCAGGCCCATCGGCGCAAGCTCGAAGCCTTCGTCGACGCCTATTGCGCGGGCCTGGAGCCCGCCGCCGCAGCCGCGGTGCGCGATCTCATGCTGGCGTGGAACCACCTCGACGGCGGCCGGGTCTCAGTCGGTTCCGCGTGGGCAGCCTATGCACGCCTGTTGCCCGTCCTGGAACGGCACGGCCGGGAATGGTCGGAACGCCTCGTCCAAGCCGGCGAGCTTGCCGCCAAACTGGCGTTGTTCAGCGCGGACAAGCTAAAATAG
- a CDS encoding 5-oxoprolinase subunit PxpA: protein MTVLNLNGDMGESFGRYSLGDDATLIKVVKSASIACGFHAGDPNVMAQSVKLARDNGASVGAHPSYPDLQGFGRRAMRLSAREVENAIAYQIGALQGVAAGCGMRVTHVKPHGALNNVAHEDRDCADAIARAIRAVDRDLIFVANACSQMVAAGEAAGLKVAHEAYADRTYDDAGRLTSRQVAGALITDPELAVKQVLSFIDAGGLVTGSGKRIATRIDTVCAHGDEPSGVAVMSAVRRALEARGVTIVPLPQMSL, encoded by the coding sequence ATGACGGTACTCAATCTCAACGGCGACATGGGCGAGAGCTTCGGCCGTTACTCGCTCGGCGACGACGCCACGCTCATAAAAGTGGTGAAGTCTGCATCAATCGCGTGCGGTTTTCATGCCGGCGATCCGAACGTCATGGCGCAGTCGGTGAAGCTCGCCAGGGACAACGGCGCGTCGGTCGGCGCGCACCCGAGCTACCCCGACCTCCAGGGGTTCGGACGGCGCGCCATGCGGCTGTCGGCGCGCGAGGTCGAAAACGCGATCGCCTATCAGATCGGCGCGCTGCAAGGCGTCGCCGCCGGCTGCGGTATGCGGGTCACGCACGTCAAGCCGCACGGCGCCCTCAACAACGTCGCGCACGAGGATCGCGACTGCGCCGACGCGATCGCGCGCGCGATACGGGCGGTCGACCGCGACCTCATCTTCGTCGCGAACGCGTGCTCGCAGATGGTCGCGGCGGGCGAAGCCGCGGGCCTCAAGGTCGCGCACGAAGCGTACGCCGACCGCACCTACGACGATGCGGGCCGTCTCACCTCGCGCCAGGTCGCCGGCGCGCTGATCACCGATCCCGAGCTTGCCGTGAAGCAGGTACTGTCGTTCATCGACGCGGGCGGGCTCGTCACCGGCAGCGGCAAGCGCATCGCGACGCGCATCGACACGGTCTGCGCGCACGGCGACGAGCCCAGCGGCGTCGCGGTCATGAGTGCGGTGCGGCGCGCGCTCGAAGCGCGAGGCGTGACGATCGTGCCGCTGCCGCAGATGTCGCTCTAG